The proteins below come from a single Kitasatospora sp. NBC_00315 genomic window:
- a CDS encoding ABC transporter permease yields the protein MTHAPLSLPRTAPVRPDVTRLLQQYGVYLAVAVLLLFNALFTEHFLTVANLRTQLVQVAPVVIVALGMALVIGTEGVDLSVGSTMALAGSLLPLYLGYGLVPALLVALLAGVLVGLVNGSLVSLVGLQPIVATLALFVGGRGLALVIADGRLKQIENTDLLGLGTDDVLGVPVVVLIAGVLALAVAFLVQRTTFGRQLVAVGGNRAAAALAGLPVRRVLIGVYVLCGVLAALAGVLATARLTASDPSALGNLMELSAITAVVVGGTPLTGGSIRVLGTVTGALLMQLLHATLVSHNLHDSTAQMAQAAIILVAVYVARERRSR from the coding sequence ATGACCCACGCTCCCCTCTCCCTGCCCCGGACGGCTCCGGTCCGACCGGACGTCACCCGGCTGCTGCAGCAGTACGGCGTCTACCTCGCCGTGGCCGTGCTGCTGCTGTTCAACGCGCTCTTCACCGAGCACTTCCTGACCGTCGCCAACCTGCGCACGCAGCTCGTCCAGGTCGCCCCGGTCGTCATCGTGGCGCTCGGCATGGCGCTGGTGATCGGCACCGAGGGTGTCGACCTGTCGGTCGGCTCGACCATGGCGCTGGCCGGCTCGCTGCTGCCGCTCTACCTGGGGTACGGCCTGGTGCCGGCCCTGTTGGTGGCCCTGCTCGCCGGTGTGCTGGTCGGCCTGGTCAACGGCTCGCTGGTCTCCCTGGTCGGGCTCCAGCCGATCGTGGCCACGCTGGCGCTGTTCGTCGGCGGCCGGGGCCTGGCCCTGGTGATCGCCGACGGGCGCCTCAAGCAGATCGAGAACACCGATCTGCTCGGGCTCGGCACCGACGACGTCCTGGGCGTCCCGGTGGTCGTGCTGATCGCCGGGGTGCTCGCGCTCGCCGTCGCGTTCCTCGTGCAACGCACCACCTTCGGGCGGCAGTTGGTCGCGGTCGGCGGCAACCGGGCGGCCGCGGCGCTGGCCGGACTGCCGGTACGCCGGGTGCTGATCGGGGTGTACGTGCTGTGCGGCGTGCTCGCCGCGCTGGCCGGTGTGCTGGCGACCGCCCGGCTGACCGCGAGCGATCCGTCCGCGCTCGGCAACCTGATGGAACTCTCCGCGATCACCGCCGTGGTGGTCGGCGGCACCCCGCTCACCGGCGGATCGATCCGGGTACTGGGCACGGTGACCGGCGCGCTGCTGATGCAGCTGCTGCACGCCACCCTGGTCAGCCACAACCTGCACGACTCCACCGCCCAGATGGCGCAGGCCGCCATCATCCTCGTCGCCGTCTATGTCGCCCGGGAGCGTCGATCCCGATGA